The DNA segment AGCAGAAAACCAGCAGATCAATATCATCCCTTCGGTTATGGAAAGGAACTTTATTTCTGGTCCTTTGTGGTCTCCATCCTGATATTCGGTTTGGGGGGCGCTTTGTCAATTTTTCAGGGAGTTGTACACATCAGGGAACCGGAGCTGATGAAAGATCCAATCTGGAACTATGTGGTATTGGTCCTCTCGCTTATTTTTGAAGGTACATCTTTGTTCATCGCAGTTAAAGCGTTTAACAAGACCCGCAACGGGGCAGGGTGGTGGGACGCCATTATTAAAAGCAAGGACCCTTCCAGTTTTCTGGTTGTTTTTGAAGATGGGGCAGCAGTAGCAGGTTTAATCATTGTGATGATACTGATGGGCCTAAGCCATGCCTTGCATATTCCGGAACTGGATGGACTGGCATCGGTAATTGTGGGCTTATTGCTGGTTTTTGTTTCTTTTATCCTGGCCAGGGAAAGCAGAAGTTTGCTCATGGGAGAAGGGATAGCTCCGGAAACCAGACAGAAGATTGCAGAACTTGCAGAAAAAGATGCAGCAGTGCTGAAAGTTAAAAATATACTTTCCACTTACCAGTCACCCGAGGAAGTTGTATTAATGCTCATCATAGATTTTGAAGATCATCTGGATACAGAGGAGATCACAGGGGCCATAGAACGCATTCGCGAAAACATAAAAAAAGAGTTTCAACTGGTCCGGTTTGTGCTTATTCAGCCGGAATAAGCTGGTACGGATAATCACTGCAAACCCTGGTTACGCCCAATGCCAGTACTTTTTCGATATCTTTTTTATTGTTCGTATTTCCGCACAACAGTTTTATTCCTTGTTGCTTACAGAAATCTACCACTTCTTTATTGATCAGGTTAGGTGACGGTGCATAATAATCCGGAAGGAAGCTCAGTTTTTTCATATTATCTGACAAGTTGCCTTTAACGGTAATGAGCATTACAGCAACTTTCGGGTAATCCCTTCTTACAATTTCAAGTGTTCTTGGATCGAAAGACTGGATAATTACCCTATCCTGCACTTTAGCTTTATAAATGACTTTCATTAACCGTTTTACAAATTCTTCGGGCGCTGGCTGGTAAATGCCATCCCTGGCTTTGGATGTTTTGGTTTCTATATTGTAAACAGGTTTTTGATAACCTTTCAATGTCGCATAGTGTTCAACCGAATCCAATAGTTCTTTCAATAAAGGCATGTGTGCTTTAAAATTCTTTTGCCCGGGAAAATCCTTGTGCTGTTTAGAACCAATGTCGTAAGTTTTAAGTACTTTATATTCCATCTGATAGATGGCCAGATTAGCTGCTTTAGGAATTTCTTTTCCGTCTTTGTCGAGGGTAATGAGATAGTCGAGTTTAGGATCATGAGACACTACTGCCTGTTTATCTTTGGTAAAGGTGATGTCGAATTCCAGTACATCAGCTTTAAGATCCAGGGCATTCTTCATGGCAGGGATTGTGCTTTCTGCCATCAATCCCCTAAAACCCCTGTGGGCATGCCATTCTGGTTTGGATTGTCCGTATGCACAGTATAGGAAAAGACAAAAAGTAAAGGAAATTAAAAGTTTCTTTTTTAACATGGTGATAACATTGTGTGTGTGAAATCTGCTGCAATACTAGCTTTTTTTGTTGTTAAAAAATATTGTATTTTGTTATTTTTTGTTTAAAATTATGTTAAATTCTACTTGCATTATGCTTCGTTTGTGAGGTGACGAGATTTTGGTGCCATGTATTTGTCGCGAATCCCCCTCTTATTTGTCATGTTGAGACCGCATACGAGATGGGCTTTGCCCTTAAATTTGTAATACATATAAAGCGTAACAGATGACACTTCATAATAAAAATGCAGTAATCTATGGTGCAGGCGGATCAATAGGGGGAGCTGTTTCCCTTGCACTGGCTGCCGCAGGAGCGAGGGTGTTTCTTACCGGGCACCGGCTGGCTTCTCTTCAAAAGGTAGCAAAGGAGATTGAGGCTCTTGGCGGGCAGGCTGAAATAGCCGAAGTAAATGCCCTGGACCCAACAGCGATCAATGAGCATATCCATAGCGTAGTCCGTGAAGCGGGGAGTGTTGATCTCTCTTTTAACCTGATCAATACCCAGGATACCCAGGATATTCCCCTGGTAGAAATGTCACTGGATGATTTTACACGTCCCATCAATATCGCTATGGAAACTCACTTTTTAACCACAACAGCTGCGGCCAGGGTGATGATGAAACAGGGATCGGGGGTAATCCTCTCTCTTACAGCAACACCTGGAGGAACAGCTTATCCACTGGTTGGGGGCTTTGGTCCTGCCTGCTGTGCGCTTGAAGGTTTTTCCAGAGACCTGGCTACGGAACTTGGGCCACACGGGGTGCGGGTAGTGAACATCAGGTCGGCCGGATCACCGGATTCAAGACCATTTACGGAAGCACTCGCCAATGGGGGAGCTGAGGTTGCTGCCTTTATCAAAAAGCTGGAAGATGACACCATGCTTAAAAAGCTGCCCATGATGAATGACATCGCTAATGTAGCTGTATTTCTGACTTCAGATTTGTCGGGAAAAATAACAGGGGTTACCATAGATGTAACTGCTGGTACCACAAATGCATTAAATTATAAAGCAGCAAGGGTACCTTTTGTTTTTAAATAGTTACTGACACTACAAATTTTCTTCAAAATTGTATATTAGCTTTGAAGCTGATTTTTTTGAAGATGATTAGATTGAAATGTCTCCTGTTACTGGGCCTGTGTTTTCCTTTATTAACCCTTGCCCGGCAAGCTGCCCCTATTGATACAACAGCTAAAAAAACGAGCTTTAAAATTGCCCCTTTTATCATTCCGGCCATTTTTTTAGGCTATGGGGCAATGGGCGGCGGCCATAATTTTGTTCATGACCTGGATGTAACAACAAGGAACGAACTTCAGGAAGATCATCCGCTGTTCTCTGTTCATGCAGATGATTTTATGCAATATGCACCGGCTGCGGCTGTTTATGCCTTAAATTTATCAGGAGTAAAGGGCAAACATAACCTGGTAGATGCAACAGGCATTTATGCCATTTCTTTTGGATTGATGAAAGCTTCAACGCTTATGGTGAAATCTGCTACAGGACGCCTGCGTCCCGATGGAAGCACTAACGATTCTTTTCCTTCGGGCCATACGGCAACTTCATTTGCTGCAGCCGAATTTCTGAAACAGGAGTATAAAGATGTTTCTCCCTGGATCGGTTATGCCGGCTATGCTGTAGCTGGTACAACCGGCATTTTCCGGTTGTACAACAACAGGCATTGGGTAAGCGATGTAGTGGCGGGTGCGGGCTTTGGTATCGTGTCAACCAAACTGAGCTACCTGGTATACCCTGCACTGAAAAAATTAATCAGTGGCAACAGATCAGCCAATTTTTCACTTGTACCAACTTATCAGGACAAAGCGCCAGGTTTTTCATTTGCCAGCCGGTTTTAGGCTGCTGTGACATCAGTGTTTTAAATGGGCCATTCTTTTGTGATAAGCCCAGTATACAACTATTGGGTATACAAAAAGATTGAAGAATGTATTGGTGATCAGTCCACCAATTACCACAATGGCCAGTGGTTTGGAAGCTTCCGAACCTATGCCTGTTGATAAAGCAGCAGGCATCAGTCCTATTGCAGCCATCATCGCCGTCATGATTACCGGTCTTAACCTTGTGGCCACACCATCCCGTATGGCATCTGCAAAGGTCCAGGTCGGATGGTGCTTCAGCTCGGCCATATTGCTTTTGAACCTTGTAATCAGGATTACCCCATTTTGAACACAGATACCAAACAATGCAATAAACCCTATTCCTGCCGAGATGTTGAAGTTTACTTTGGTAATGAGCAGGGCAAGTATGCCGCCAACCATGGCAAAAGGTACGTTATTTAAAACAAGAAGGGCATCTTTTATATTTCCGAACAGCACAAACAGGATAAAAAAGATCAGCAGTAAACTGATCGGAACTGCGGTCGACAGTCTGGCCGTTGCCCTTTGCTGGTTCTCGAAATCGCCTGCCCATTCCAGCTTATATTCTTTTGGCAGTTTGATCTCTGCTGCTACTTTTCTTTGCGCTTCGGCTATGGTACTGCCCATATCCCGGCCACGTATAGAAAATTTTATAGCACCATACCTTTGGTGTTTATCCCTGTAAATGATGCTTGGACCGGTGATTTTCCGGAT comes from the Pedobacter heparinus DSM 2366 genome and includes:
- a CDS encoding cation diffusion facilitator family transporter → MANNQKSIYSALAANLLIAITKFIAGAFTNSSSMISEGIHSTVDTTNQLLLLYGLKRSRKPADQYHPFGYGKELYFWSFVVSILIFGLGGALSIFQGVVHIREPELMKDPIWNYVVLVLSLIFEGTSLFIAVKAFNKTRNGAGWWDAIIKSKDPSSFLVVFEDGAAVAGLIIVMILMGLSHALHIPELDGLASVIVGLLLVFVSFILARESRSLLMGEGIAPETRQKIAELAEKDAAVLKVKNILSTYQSPEEVVLMLIIDFEDHLDTEEITGAIERIRENIKKEFQLVRFVLIQPE
- a CDS encoding glycerophosphodiester phosphodiesterase; its protein translation is MLKKKLLISFTFCLFLYCAYGQSKPEWHAHRGFRGLMAESTIPAMKNALDLKADVLEFDITFTKDKQAVVSHDPKLDYLITLDKDGKEIPKAANLAIYQMEYKVLKTYDIGSKQHKDFPGQKNFKAHMPLLKELLDSVEHYATLKGYQKPVYNIETKTSKARDGIYQPAPEEFVKRLMKVIYKAKVQDRVIIQSFDPRTLEIVRRDYPKVAVMLITVKGNLSDNMKKLSFLPDYYAPSPNLINKEVVDFCKQQGIKLLCGNTNNKKDIEKVLALGVTRVCSDYPYQLIPAE
- a CDS encoding SDR family NAD(P)-dependent oxidoreductase; the encoded protein is MTLHNKNAVIYGAGGSIGGAVSLALAAAGARVFLTGHRLASLQKVAKEIEALGGQAEIAEVNALDPTAINEHIHSVVREAGSVDLSFNLINTQDTQDIPLVEMSLDDFTRPINIAMETHFLTTTAAARVMMKQGSGVILSLTATPGGTAYPLVGGFGPACCALEGFSRDLATELGPHGVRVVNIRSAGSPDSRPFTEALANGGAEVAAFIKKLEDDTMLKKLPMMNDIANVAVFLTSDLSGKITGVTIDVTAGTTNALNYKAARVPFVFK
- a CDS encoding phosphatase PAP2 family protein, with protein sequence MIRLKCLLLLGLCFPLLTLARQAAPIDTTAKKTSFKIAPFIIPAIFLGYGAMGGGHNFVHDLDVTTRNELQEDHPLFSVHADDFMQYAPAAAVYALNLSGVKGKHNLVDATGIYAISFGLMKASTLMVKSATGRLRPDGSTNDSFPSGHTATSFAAAEFLKQEYKDVSPWIGYAGYAVAGTTGIFRLYNNRHWVSDVVAGAGFGIVSTKLSYLVYPALKKLISGNRSANFSLVPTYQDKAPGFSFASRF